Genomic window (Chloroflexota bacterium):
CCCACCCAGCAAAACGAAAAGAAAGCGAGAAACAAAAGAAACCCTCCATCTAGAAGCAAGTGAAACAACCACAAACCACAAGGCGTCCCTCCCTTCTCAGGGCGAGGGATAAGAGGGAGAGGTCTCCCACCGCCGTCCCACGGCCATCCCCCGTAGGGGCGGTCCGATTCCATCGGACGAACGCGGCGCGCGCCCCTCCCTCGCCCCGGTGCGCCCCTCTGCAGCCCTGAGAAGCGGCGATGCCCAATCACCGCGCCGGGACGACCCTACTGCATTGTGCTACCCTCTTCTCCCACCCCCTAGCACAGGAGCAGTCCCATGGGCCCCTTCACGGATAAGTGCGCCATCGTCGGCGTCGGCGAGACGGCCCACATGCGCCCCTCCAACCGCACGACGCTTTCGATGGCCGTAGAGGCGATCAAGCGGGCGTGCGACGACGCGGGGCTGAAGCCGAGCGAACTCGACGGGATCACCAGCTACCAGGCCGGGGATTCCGTCTCCGGCGCGAAGGTGGCGCACGCCCTGGGCATGCGGCCCAACTACTACATGGACGTGAACGGCGGCGGCTCCAGCATCGAGGCGCTCATCGCCCACTGCGTCGGCCTCATCGTCGGCGGCTACGCCCGGCGGATCGTCTGCTTCCGCTCCATGAACGGGCGCTCCGGGAGGCGCATGGGGGGCCAGTCGCCGGGCGGCCCGGCGACGGCGATGCCGATCGTGAACGACGACGGCTTCATGCAGATGAACGGCTTCACCACGCCGGCCCAGCAGTTCGGCATGGTCTGCATGCGGTACATGCACGATTACGGCCTCACGAGCGAGCAGCTTGGAGCCATCGCCATCACGCACCGGAGGCACGCGCTCCTGAACCCCAAGTCCATCATGAAGGCGCCCCTAACGATGGAGGACTACCTCTCGTCGCGCTGGGTCTCCAAGCCATTTCGCCTCCTGGACTGCTGTCTGGAGACGGACGTTTCGGCCGCCCTGATTGTCACCAGCGCGGAAGACGCGCAGAACCTGCGGCATCCGCCCGCCTATATCATGGGCGGCGCGGCGAAGCTCCAGACGGAGGAGGCGGCGTGGAACTATGGCCGGGAGTCCATCCACAAGGTCGCCGGCTTTTACGCCCGCAACAGAGCCTTCGGCATGTCCGGCATTGGCCCCAAGGACGTCAGCATCACTTCTTCCTATGACGCCTTCACCTTCACCACGCTCATCCAGCTGGAGGCCTACGGCTTTGTGCCCAGGGGCGAAGCCGGCCCCTACGTCGCCTCCGGCGCCATCGGGATAGACGGCGAGCGGCCGAACAACCTCTCCGGAGGGCACCTCTCAGAGGGGTATACCCATGGCATCTCGATGGTCATCGAGAACGTGCGCCAGCTGCGACACCGGGCGGACGACTTCTGCCCCCGGTGGCGGGAAGGCGTCCACACCTATGACCGGGCGAAGGGTTGCCGCCAGGCGAAGCGGGCGGAGATCGCCGCCTGCCTGGGCTGGGGGAGTCCCACCACCGCCAGCACGTGCATCCTGCGGCGGTGATAGGAACAAGGAACTCAGGAACTTAGGAACCGAGGAGCATAGGGGGCCGGATACGGACCGACCAGCGCGAACACTTCCCGCCCTAGTTCCTGACTTCCCGTTTCCGACTCTCTGCTCCACCCTACGCAATGCATCCTTGAAAGCGCCCTCTTGCTTTGGTACAGTCACAGGGTTTTGCGCCGGAGCCACACCGCACTCGAGGCTTGTCCAGGGTAGCGGCGGCTCGCGAAGGAGCTCCGTACATGGGTGAATTTACCGATAAAGTCTGTATCGTCGGCTGCGGCGAGACGGCCCACATGCGCCCCTCCAACCGCACGACGCTTTCGATGGGCATCGAGGCCGTGAAGAAGGCCTGCGACGATGCCGGGATGGACCCCCGGGAAGTGGACGGCATCACGAGCTACAACGTGATGGACTCCACCTCCGGCATGGCCATCGCGGAAGCGCTGGGCATGCGCCTGAACTACCAGGTGGACATCATGGGGGGCGGCTCCAGCTCGGAGGCCCTGATCGCCCACGCCGTCGGCCTCATCGTCGGGGGCTATTGCAACAATATGATCATCTTCCGCTCCATGAACGGGCGCTCGGGCCGCCGCATGGGCGGGCAATCGCCCAGCGGCCCTGCCGCGGCGATGCCGGTGAGCGGCCCGACGCTCAACCAGCTCTACGGCTTCACCACGCCGGCGCAGTACTTCGGCATGACGTGCATGCGCTATATGAAGGACTACGGCCTGAAGAACGAGGCGCTGGGAGCGGTAGCCATCGCGCACCGCAAGCACGCCCTCCTGAACCCCAAGTCCATCATGCGGCCCCAGGGGCCCATCAAGATGGAAGACTACCTGGCCTCCCGCTGGGTGGCAAAGCCTTTCCGGCTCCTGGACTGCTGTCTGGAGACGGACGTGGCGGCGGCCATCCTGCTCACCAAGCGGGAGCGCGCCTTCGACCTGCGGCACCCGCCGGTCTATATCAGAGGCGGGACGGCGCGCGTCATGACGGATAACCCGATGTGGAATTACAGCCGCGACGTCATCCATGAAGTGGCGGGCTTCTACGGCCGCAACCGCATGTTCGGCATGTCCGGCGTCACGCCCAAGGACGTGAGCATGACCTCGTCCTATGACGCCTTCACCTTCACGACGCTCATCCAGCTGGAGGCCTACGGCTTCGTCCCCCGCGGCGAGGCGGGCCCCTACATCCTGGACGGGAACCTGGAGATAGACCACCCGGGCGGACGGCCGAACAATCTCTCCGGCGGGCACCTCTCAGAGGGCTACACCCACGGCATCTCCATGGTGATTGAGAACGTGCGCCAGCTGCGCCATCGCGCCGACGACTTCTGCCCGCGCTCCCAGGAGGGCATCCACACCTACGATCGTTCCAAGGGCTGCCGCCAGGTCAAGAACGCCGAAGTGGCCGCCTGTTTAGGCTGGGGCATGGAAACCATGTCCAGCACCTGCATCCTACGGAGGTAAGCCATGCCAGGACCTGTTGACTACGCCAAGATCGCGATCTTTCCGGACCAGGACACCACTGAGTGGTATGAGGCCTTCAAGCGGAAAGAGTTCCTGATCCGCGAGTGCAAGGACTGCAGCCACCGCTTCTACCCGCCGCTGCCCGCCTGCAAGAAGTGCGCCTCCATGAACGTGGGCTGGCACAAGATCCAGGGCAAGGGCACTATCTATAGCTACATCGTGGTGACGCAGCCGATCCTGGCGCACCTGGTGCCCACGGTCCCCTACGTCATCGCCATCGTGGAGCTGCCGGACGGCCAGAACAAGGACGGCTCCAAGACGCGCATCCCGGCCCTGATGCTGGACGATGAGAAGGACTGCGGCATCGGCGCGCCGGTGGAGCTTGCCTGGGACGACCATCCCAAGCAGGAGTACAAGATCCCGCGCTGGCGCGTCACGGATAAGCACGCCAAGGGCGTCTGGCACTTCCCCAGCTAACGCCATCCACGTTAGACACAAAAGGGGCGGCCTGCGCAGGCCGCCCCTTTTTATTCGTGCGGCGGCGCGCTACTTCTTGGCGATGAAGAAGGCGTGCATCGGGTCGCCTTCGATGTGCTTCACGACGATGTTCTTGAAGCCTGCCTTGGTCAGGTATGCCTGGGCCTTCTGCTCGCCCCACACCGTGCCGAGTCCCTCACCCTTGTAGGCCAGGGAGACGGTCATGCAGTGGAGGGTGGAGACGGCGTAAAGCGTCGGGCCAAGGGGATGCTGGACATTCTCCTCGAGATTGCTTGAGCCGGCGATGTCCATCATCAGGAAATCGCCGCCCGGTTTGAGGGCGGCGCGGATCTTCTTCAACACCGTCATCGGCTTTGCCTGATCATGAATCGTGTCGAGGGCCGTGATGAAGTCGAACTCCCCGCGCAGGTCGCCGATGTCCTTCACTTCGAAGCGGGCGTTCTTCAGCCGCCACTTCTTCGCCTCCGCCTTGGCCGCCGCGATGCCCTCCTTGGAGAAGTCGTAGCCCACAAAGGTGCTCTTGGGGAAGGCCTTGGCCATGACGTTGACGGCGTGGCCCTGGCCGCAGCCGACATCGGCGACGGCGATGCCTTGCTTGAGCCTCTCCGTCAGGCCCGGGACCATGGGCAGGACGACAGGGATAAGGGCGCTATCGTAGAGCATGGCGCTCTCTTCGCCTTGGACCGCTTGGAAGCGCGGGTACTCGGACTAGGGGACGCCGCCGCCGTTCTTGAAGGCCTTGATAACCTTCTGTTCCACATCGCCAAGCACTGAAAGGTAGGTCGCAAAAAAGGCTAAGTTATTCTGGCCTGCAGCGCGGGTCAGGAAGGCGGCGTGCTCCGGCGCAAGGCGGTAGGTTTGCCCCTTGGGCTCGTAGTGCACGATGCCGCCGGTGACCATCGCGCCGAGCCATTCGCGCACATAGCGCTCGTTGAGCTTGGCCGCCTTGGCGATCTGCTTGCTCGTGGATGGCGGCAGCTTAGCCATCGCGTCGTACAGTCCCGTCTGGTGGCCGATGCTGACCATGAGCCCCAGCATCGAATCATTCAGCAGGCCGAGCATCTTGCCTGCAAAGGCCTCGGACTTTGCCTGATCCATCGTCCGTGTCGTCATATCTTCCCCCTTGCCAAGCCGTTAGGCGAGCGAAATCGGCGGCGATTGTAGCACCGCCGCCTGAGGGGAGACAAGGCAAGCGGAAGGCCAAGAGCCGGTGTGCCGGGCCATCCAGCCGTTGAGCGGCCCTCAGCGCGCGACGGGCGTTGGAGCGTCTCTACCAAAGGCCCATTGCCGAATGGGCGCCGCCTCCCGAATAATCGTGGCGGTTGCGGCAGTGTCACACAATGTGTTCCATTCACGAGGCGGCGGATGTATATCGAGGACCTTGAGTGGGACGAAAGAAATGTGGAGCACATCGGCAGGCATCACATTACGACGATGGACGTCGAGAACGTTTGCTACGGCAAGCTCCTGGCCAGGAATATCGCCCATAGGCGGTATACGGTCAGCGGACAGGCAGCAGCGGCGTGTATATCAATGTAATCATAGAGCGATTGCATGGTTCGTTCCTCCGACCCATCACCGGATATGAGACGAAGCCTCAGCAGAAGAGCAGCTTCCGAAAGAGAGGCTAACAGACCACCTATGCCAAGAAGAAAAGAGGATCCCGTCCCGGAATTCGATACGCCAGAGGAAGAAAAGGCCTATTGGGAAGATGTGCTCGCCAAGAGCAACGTGAAGGACAGGAAGAAGCTGGTCAAGACGCTGGACAGCCTGCTGAAGCCGCCGCGCTCCTAATAGCCGCCTAGGACGCGGCGCGTCATGGGGCGCGAGCTCTCGCGCGGCTCGCAGCGGGTGGCGCGCGTCAGGAAGCCGGTGTGGGCCACCATGCGATGCCCGGGGCGCGCGCTCGTCTCGGCGAAGTGCCAGGGCCGCTGCATCACCTCGAAGCTGTCCAGCAGCTCGAAGCGCCTGTCCTTGGTGATCTCTTGGTGGAGCTGGTAGACCTGCAAGACCGTGGGCAGATAGACGACCCAGACGCCGCCCGTGCGCAGGGAGTTGGCAACAGGCTCGATGGCGCGCCACGGCTCCGGCACGTCCAAGACGACCCTGTCCACCTCTTGCTCTTGGATCCCTTCGTAGATATCGCCGATGTGGAGCGTGTGGTTCGGCGTCTCCCCCATGAAGGACCTGACGTGCTTCATCGCCTGATTCGCCATGTCCTCGCGCACTTCATAGGAGATGACCCGGCCTCCGGCGCCCACGGCGCGAAGGAGCGCCATGGTGAGCGCCCCGGAGCCGATGCCCGCCTCCACCACGGTCGCGCCGGGGTAGATATCGCCATACATCAAGATCGGGCCGATGTCCTTGGGATAGATGATGGTGGAGGCCCGCTTCATGTTCATCAGGTAGTCTTCCAGCGTCATGCGCAGCACCAGGAAGTCGTGGCCCGTATGGGTGGTGATGCGCGAGCCTTCCGCCTTCCCGATGATATCGTCGTGCTTGATCATGCCCAGGTGGGCGTGGAACTCCCGTCCGTGGACAAGATGGGCCGTGTAGGGACGGCCCTTGGGGTCGTAGAGGACAACGTGGTCGCCGGGGGAGAGGGGTTTAGGCATGGCACAAGAATTGTATCTGAAAGAGAGCGGATGCGGGGCGCGTTCCAGCCACCGGCTAGGCGCGGCTCACGAACTCCCGCACCGCCTTGAAGTATAGGTCGCGGCCGACCCATAAGAGGTCGTTGTGGCCGGCGCCGGGGATGACGCAGAGCGTCTTATCCTTGGAGCCGACGGCGTCATAGAGGTGGATCGCACTCTCCACCGGCACCAGTTCGTCAATCTCGCCGTGGATGATGAGCACGGGCAGCGTAACGGCCCGTACCTTTTCTTCATGCAGCTTCTGAAGCTCCTTGGCGCGCGGCAGCTCCTTCGTCCCCTCAAAGCGCTGGATCATGCGCATCGTCACGCCGGCGCCGCTGCTTTCGTGAATCATCCCGGCAAGATCGCCGGCAAAGTGGTAGGCCACCTCCAGCGCCGAATGGCCGCCGAGGGAACGTCCCTTCACGTAGAGCTTCCCCGTGAAGCCTTCCTTCTTGAGCAGGTCGCGCACGTAGGGAAAGCCGGCGCGGGCATCGGCGATCATATTGGAGAAGAGGGGGCTGCCGCCGCTCTTGCCGTAGCCGCGAAAGTCCACGGCGAAAAGGTTGGCGCCCGCCTTGGTATAGTCGGGCGCCACATCGTCATAGTCGCAGGCCACTTCACCGTTGCCGTGGAAGAAGAGGATGGTGGGCGACTGTTTGTCCCGGATGTAGAGGCGGGCCGAAAGGCTGACGCCCGCCGCCACAGGCACCATGTGGTCTTGCGCGTCCGGCGGCGCGGGCGACCAGACGCGGCGCGGGAAGAACATCCGCGCCATGAGGTCGGGGCTATCGAAGAGCGTGTATTCGATGATGCGCGGCACCGGGCGTGGGCTAGATCGCCTCGCGCGGGGCGGGGAACTGGAGAATGAGGGCTTCCATGCCGGAGGCGCCTGCGGTGAGGTGCAGCGGCGGGTCGCCGGGCGTGAGGGAGATGCACGACCAGAGCGGCATCTGCTTCTCGCCATGCTGAGCATCCCCGGAGACGATGAGGGCGATCTGGCCGCCGCCCTTTGGCGAAGGGGCGCTGACCTGCATCTTGGGCCCCGCGCGGATGACCCAGGCCGCCAGACCATCGTTGTGCGGGGCAAAGGGCTGCTCAACCGCCACATCGTTGCGATAGAGCGTTTCGGGGGCTTTCACCTCGGTCTCAAAGATGACCTCACGCCCGGAGCGCCCCTTGATCTCGTGCCGCGATTCAGGCATGTTGTAGATGCTGGTCCCGTCCGTCCGCGCCCGGAGCGTAAAGAATGAGATGCCCTTGGGCCCGGCCAGGATAGGGCCATAGGGCGTGTAGGCGTCCGTGTAGTGGACGGAGATGGGGTGCAGGCCGTGATTGCCCATGTGGCCCCCGCCTGCCACCACTACCTGAAACTGGTCCACGGCATGGAAGTGGGGCTGTATCTTGCCGCTGGGCGTGACCAGGGCGACGAGGAAGGCGCAAGCCCCTTCCCTGACCTCCTTGGGGCCGTTGCGGTAATCGGCGTTGATGTAGTAGCGGTTGACGAAGGTTCCGTTAGGGCCTTCATACCGCTTTTCGATGGCCTCTGTGCTCGCCACTGCTTGAACCATGTGCTCCTCCATCCACTGCCTGATCGCGCTACGTCAGGTAGGGCCCAATGATACGTCCTCCTTGCGCACCTGTCACTCTCCGCCCTCTGAATCTGGAGGGGGCAGACCGAATCGTCGCTCTCCTTGATTCAAGAGGCGCATGACCATATCCTTAGTTGGTTCACCGTCTGCATGGAGGCACGCCGTGGATTTCAAGTTCGGCCCCGAGCACGATACTCTCCGCCAGGAAGTGCGCGACTTCGTCAAGAAAGAGCTGCCCCAGCCCTGGGACGGATTCATGGGCGAAGTGGACGGGCCGGAAGAGCTGGCCCTGGATAAGAAGATCCGCAAGCGCCTGGGCCAGAAGGGGTGGCTCACCTTCGCCTGGCCCAAGGAGTACGGCGGCGGCGGCGCGGACCACATCATGCAGATGGTCCTGAACGAGGAACTCTCCTACCACCGCGTCCCAGGCAAGGACGGCTCCGGCAACGCCTTCATCGGCCCGTGCATCATCGTCCATGGGTCAGAGGCCCAGAAGAAGCAGCACGTCCCCCCCATCGCCCAGGGTGAGGTGGTCTGGTGCCAGGGCTTCAGCGAGCCCAACGCCGGCTCTGACCTTGCCTCCCTCCAGACCAGCGCGGTCAAGGACGGCGACGACTACATCATCAACGGGACCAAGATATGGACCACCTTCGCCCATTACGGCGATTGGATGCACATCCTCTGCCGCACGGACCCCAACGCAGAGAAGCACAAAGGGATCACCTACTTCCTGCTGGACATGAAGACCCCGGGCATCACCATCAAGCCCCTCTTGAACGTGGCCGATGGGCACATCTTTAACCAGTGCTTCTTCGATAATGTGCGCGTCCCCGCCAGCAACATCCTGGGCCAGCTCAACCGGGGCTGGTACGCCGCCGCAACCGCCCTCGACTTCGAGCGCTCGTCGGTGGCCTCTTCCGCCCAGTCGCGCCGCCTTCTCGATGATTCGATCACCTACCTGAAGAGCGAAAAGAAGAATCCCCACGCGCCCATCAACAAGGCCGTTTCCAGATACAAGCTGGCCGACCTGCTGGTGCAATCAGAGGCGGGCAAGGTCCTGAACTACCGCGTGGGCTGGATGCAGCGCAGCGGCAAGGCCCCTAACGCCGAGGCCTCAGTAGCCAAGGTCTTCTCCACGGAGTTCAACCAGCGCCTAGCCCGTACCCTGATGGAAATGATCGGCCTCAAGGGTCTGCACTACCATAAGGACAAGAAGCGTTCGCCGGTCTTGGGGCGCATCGAGCACCACTACCTGCACTCCATCGCCTCCACCGTCGGCTCCGGCACCTCCGAGATCCAGCGCAACGTCATCGCGTGGAGAGGCTTGGGCCTGCCCAGGTAGCCTTCGTTACAGAGCGATCCATTAGGGGGCGAGCGTGGCTCGTCCCCTTTTTCTTTTCCAGGGCTTGACGGCGCATCCCTACAATAGAGGCATGAAGAGACGGCTCATCGTCTGCGCGGACGGCACGTGGAACTCCATCGGCCAGCGCTATCCCACGAACGTGGTGAAGTTCGCGCGGGCCATCGCGCCCACAGCGCCAGATGGCGTCAGCCAGGTCGTCTTCTACGATTAGGGTGTCGGCACCGGCAATATCCTGGATAGGCTCACCGGCGGGGCATTCGGCAACGGCCTGGAGCAGAATATCTCGGACTGCTACCACTTCCTGCTGCACAACTACGCCGAGGGCGATGAGATTTTCCTTTTCGGCTTCAGCCGGGGGGCCTACACGGTGCGGAGCCTGGCGGGGCTCGTCCGCAAGTGCGGCATCCTGCGCAAGGCCCACGCCAATCGCTTTCGCGATGCGCACGCCCTCTACCGCCGGAGCGACATCCACCCGGACGATGAAGCGGCGAAGAAGTTCCGCGAAGACCACTCCCGTATCGTGGAAATCACGTGCCTCGGCGTCTGGGATACGGTGGGCGCGCTGGGCATCCCCGTTTCAGGGCTACGACGCCTTACCAAGGGGAAGCACCAATTCCACGATGTTGAACTGAGCCGCTTTGTGCGCAACGGTTTTCACGCCATCTCCATAGATGAGCGCCGCAAGGCCTTCGCGCCATCCATCTGGGCGAACAAGGTGAAGGCAGGCCAGCGGGTGGAGCAGGTTTGGTTCGCCGGGGCGCATACGGATATCGGCGGCGGGAATCGAAGCTCCGGCCTCTCCGACATCGCCCTCGATTGGATGGCGGGCAAAGCCGCCTTCTGCGGCCTCGCCTTCGATGTTGCCTATCTAAAGGATATATGCCATCCGGATGGCAACGGCCCGTTGCATCTGCGCATCCCGTGGTTCTACCGCTTCCTTGGCAGCTTCAAGCGCCGATTAGGCAGGGGCGGCTTGAACGAATCGGTGCATCCGGAGGCCATCGCTCGATATCGGAGCCCAACGATGGCCTATCACCCGGAAAATCTAACGGCCTACCTGAGCGAACAGGGCGATAACGGGCCGGCGGCGTAGAACACCGGCCGGAGAGGCTATCGGGGCAGGCCCAGGCCGCGTGTGGCCAGAATGTTGCGATTGACCTCGGAGCTGCCCGCCGCGATGGTGGCAGGGATACTCACCATCGCCTGATAGGGCAGGATGCCCGCCACCGGGGCGCGGCGATCGCCATTCAGCAAGTGGCTGTACAGCCCCACGATGTCCATGGCGACGCGGGTCATGCGCTGCTCCAGCTCCGTGGCGAAGATCTTGGCCATGGAGGCCTCTTTGTTCGGCTGCTGCCTCTGGTCCTGCATCCATGCCACGCGATAGGAGAGGTTGCGGCTGACGGCGATCTGCACGCGCATATCGGCGAGCTTGTGGAGCGCCCCTGCGCCGCGGCGGACGCCAGGCACGCCCTTCAACTGGCGCAGCGCATCCAGGATATCGTCAAAGAGGCGGCGGCAGCGGGCGACGTCCCTGATGCCGGAGCGCTCGTTGTCCAGAGTCGTCGTCGCCACGTACCAGCCCATATTCTTCTCGCCGATCATGTTGATCTTCGGCACCCGCACATTTTCAAAGAAGACCTGGTTGAAGTGGTGCTCGTCGGTCATATCCACCAGGGGCACGATAGTGATGCCGGGTTGGTTCATTTCGGCGACGAAGTAGGAGATGCCCTTATGCTTCGGCGCGTTCGGGTCTGTGCGCACCAGGATGTGGATGTAATCGGCCTTGTGGGCCATGGAGGTCCAAATCTTGGAGCCGTTGATGACAAAATCGTCGCCGTCCTCAACGGCTCGCGTCTGCAGGCTCGCCAGGTCGGAGCCGGAGTTCGGCTCTGAGAATCCCTGGCACCAGACGATCTCCTGGGAGGCTGTGGCGGCGATGAACTTCTTTTTGAGGTATTCTGAACCGTGCTTGATCATCGCCGGGCCAAGCTGATAGGCCTGGGAATCAAGCGGCGCATGGTGGTAGATCATCTCCTCATGGAAGATGCACTGCATCATGGGGGAGGCGCCCAGCCCGCCGTATTCCTTCGGCCAGCCGATGCCGATCCACTTCTTGGCGCCGAGCTTCTTGCGAAAGCCCATGGCCGCCTGGAAGTGCTGGCGATAGGCCTCTTCGCCGGCGATGATGCGCGGGTCGAGCTCTTTACGGATGTAGTCGCGCACCTCGGCGCGCCAGGCATCCT
Coding sequences:
- a CDS encoding DUF2235 domain-containing protein translates to MLDRLTGGAFGNGLEQNISDCYHFLLHNYAEGDEIFLFGFSRGAYTVRSLAGLVRKCGILRKAHANRFRDAHALYRRSDIHPDDEAAKKFREDHSRIVEITCLGVWDTVGALGIPVSGLRRLTKGKHQFHDVELSRFVRNGFHAISIDERRKAFAPSIWANKVKAGQRVEQVWFAGAHTDIGGGNRSSGLSDIALDWMAGKAAFCGLAFDVAYLKDICHPDGNGPLHLRIPWFYRFLGSFKRRLGRGGLNESVHPEAIARYRSPTMAYHPENLTAYLSEQGDNGPAA
- a CDS encoding alpha/beta hydrolase — encoded protein: MWRLSSPLPRTTMVWRPGSSARGPRCRSAPLRQRAAARSPSSSPGMLSMARSRCRSGRASPSRPATRRCTSPQAPPAWKPSFSSSPPRARRSSPRPVPRIIEYTLFDSPDLMARMFFPRRVWSPAPPDAQDHMVPVAAGVSLSARLYIRDKQSPTILFFHGNGEVACDYDDVAPDYTKAGANLFAVDFRGYGKSGGSPLFSNMIADARAGFPYVRDLLKKEGFTGKLYVKGRSLGGHSALEVAYHFAGDLAGMIHESSGAGVTMRMIQRFEGTKELPRAKELQKLHEEKVRAVTLPVLIIHGEIDELVPVESAIHLYDAVGSKDKTLCVIPGAGHNDLLWVGRDLYFKAVREFVSRA
- a CDS encoding thiolase, which codes for MGEFTDKVCIVGCGETAHMRPSNRTTLSMGIEAVKKACDDAGMDPREVDGITSYNVMDSTSGMAIAEALGMRLNYQVDIMGGGSSSEALIAHAVGLIVGGYCNNMIIFRSMNGRSGRRMGGQSPSGPAAAMPVSGPTLNQLYGFTTPAQYFGMTCMRYMKDYGLKNEALGAVAIAHRKHALLNPKSIMRPQGPIKMEDYLASRWVAKPFRLLDCCLETDVAAAILLTKRERAFDLRHPPVYIRGGTARVMTDNPMWNYSRDVIHEVAGFYGRNRMFGMSGVTPKDVSMTSSYDAFTFTTLIQLEAYGFVPRGEAGPYILDGNLEIDHPGGRPNNLSGGHLSEGYTHGISMVIENVRQLRHRADDFCPRSQEGIHTYDRSKGCRQVKNAEVAACLGWGMETMSSTCILRR
- a CDS encoding DUF2235 domain-containing protein yields the protein MARPLFLFQGLTAHPYNRGMKRRLIVCADGTWNSIGQRYPTNVVKFARAIAPTAPDGVSQVVFYD
- a CDS encoding tRNA (adenine-N1)-methyltransferase, translating into MPKPLSPGDHVVLYDPKGRPYTAHLVHGREFHAHLGMIKHDDIIGKAEGSRITTHTGHDFLVLRMTLEDYLMNMKRASTIIYPKDIGPILMYGDIYPGATVVEAGIGSGALTMALLRAVGAGGRVISYEVREDMANQAMKHVRSFMGETPNHTLHIGDIYEGIQEQEVDRVVLDVPEPWRAIEPVANSLRTGGVWVVYLPTVLQVYQLHQEITKDRRFELLDSFEVMQRPWHFAETSARPGHRMVAHTGFLTRATRCEPRESSRPMTRRVLGGY